A window of Sulfurimonas gotlandica GD1 contains these coding sequences:
- the rpsB gene encoding 30S ribosomal protein S2, with protein MVTMKDLLECGVHFGHQTRRWNPKMKKYIFGVRKNIYIIDLQKTLRYFRNTYTIVMDAAAEGQTVLFVGTKKQARSSVRDAAIACGMPYVDNRWLGGMLTNFPTIQKSIRKLDVITEMQENGQIDLLTKKEALMLSRKKEKLQEYFGGIRNMKKLPDMLFVVDAVKEHIAILEARCLGIPVVAPLDTNCDPDLITYPIPGNDDAIRSIQLFCREMTEAINEGKALRDAPAEEEVAEEVVVAETVEATEASAEEV; from the coding sequence TGTGGTGTACACTTCGGACACCAAACTCGTCGTTGGAACCCGAAAATGAAAAAATATATATTCGGTGTTCGTAAAAATATCTATATTATAGATTTACAAAAAACTCTTCGTTATTTCCGTAATACATATACAATCGTTATGGATGCTGCTGCTGAAGGGCAAACAGTTCTTTTCGTTGGTACTAAAAAACAAGCTCGTAGCTCTGTAAGAGATGCAGCAATCGCTTGTGGTATGCCATACGTAGATAACAGATGGTTAGGTGGTATGCTTACTAACTTCCCAACTATTCAAAAATCTATCCGTAAACTTGACGTAATTACTGAAATGCAAGAAAATGGTCAAATTGATCTTTTAACTAAAAAAGAAGCTTTAATGCTTTCTCGTAAAAAAGAAAAGCTACAAGAATATTTCGGTGGTATCCGTAATATGAAAAAACTTCCAGATATGTTATTTGTTGTAGATGCAGTAAAAGAGCACATCGCTATTTTAGAAGCTAGATGTCTTGGTATTCCAGTTGTAGCTCCACTTGATACTAACTGTGATCCGGATTTAATCACTTATCCAATTCCTGGTAATGATGATGCAATTCGTTCAATTCAACTTTTTTGTCGTGAAATGACTGAAGCTATTAATGAAGGTAAAGCTCTTAGAGATGCACCTGCTGAAGAAGAAGTTGCTGAAGAAGTAGTAGTAGCAGAAACTGTTGAGGCAACTGAAGCATCAGCAGAGGAAGTATAA
- the tsf gene encoding translation elongation factor Ts, whose product MAEITATMVKELRAATDAPMMDCKKVLVEADGDMAKATELLKERGIAKAAKKADRVAAEGLAGFKIADDFSKATVVEINSETDFVAQNESFQKLVKATTEEIYNNQPADVEALMASSFGETFTAAVAKIGEKIEIRRFSTLTADATTALNGYIHSNNRIAVIVIAKCDSEKTAEGMRAVLKQVAMHASAMKPTTLSYKDFDADYVTSETVGRIEVIKKDNEELSRLKKPLKNVPQYISMSQLTPEVMAAAEENIKAELKAQGKPEQIWDKIVPGQLARFVDDNTTLDKEQALLDQTYVLDDKLTVAQAVEAHAKALGGTATITEFIRLEVGEGIEKVVGDFAAEVAAQMA is encoded by the coding sequence ATGGCGGAAATTACAGCAACAATGGTAAAAGAGTTGCGTGCAGCAACTGATGCGCCGATGATGGATTGTAAAAAAGTTCTTGTTGAGGCTGATGGAGACATGGCTAAGGCAACTGAGCTTTTAAAAGAACGTGGTATTGCTAAAGCAGCTAAAAAAGCTGACAGAGTTGCTGCTGAAGGTCTTGCAGGTTTCAAAATCGCTGATGACTTTTCTAAAGCTACTGTAGTTGAAATCAATTCTGAAACAGACTTCGTTGCACAAAATGAAAGTTTCCAAAAATTAGTTAAAGCTACAACAGAAGAGATTTACAATAATCAACCTGCTGATGTAGAAGCTTTAATGGCTTCTTCTTTTGGAGAAACTTTTACAGCTGCTGTTGCTAAAATCGGTGAGAAGATAGAAATTCGTCGTTTTTCTACATTAACTGCAGATGCTACAACGGCACTAAATGGTTATATTCACTCAAATAACCGTATAGCTGTTATTGTTATTGCTAAATGTGACAGTGAAAAAACTGCAGAAGGTATGAGAGCTGTACTTAAGCAAGTTGCTATGCATGCATCTGCAATGAAACCAACTACACTTAGCTATAAAGATTTTGATGCTGATTATGTTACTTCTGAGACTGTAGGTAGAATCGAAGTTATTAAAAAAGATAACGAAGAGCTATCTCGTCTTAAAAAACCTCTTAAAAATGTACCTCAGTATATTTCTATGAGTCAATTAACTCCTGAGGTTATGGCTGCTGCTGAGGAAAATATCAAAGCAGAGTTAAAAGCTCAAGGTAAACCAGAACAAATTTGGGACAAAATTGTTCCTGGTCAATTAGCTCGTTTTGTTGATGACAATACGACTCTTGACAAAGAGCAAGCTCTATTAGACCAAACTTATGTTTTAGATGACAAATTAACAGTTGCGCAAGCTGTTGAAGCGCACGCTAAAGCATTAGGTGGTACTGCAACAATTACTGAATTTATTCGCCTAGAAGTAGGTGAAGGAATTGAGAAAGTTGTAGGCGACTTCGCTGCTGAAGTTGCGGCACAAATGGCTTAA
- a CDS encoding 4Fe-4S binding protein, whose amino-acid sequence MKEFVYYSHETPNFPLDESIYIVNSSSNIIEEKFIVSNSNSISSEILANEIDFYINNTEDSIANKIKNIQKLYEVNAIRFDLAQDITYSQEVSKEVLLVATQEQKEAFLRAILPDEFNLFHVYPDAVKSIIGHIGNLKVIANDNFKDITLNVSQIVWFDQEAIAITQSGSFDPQESSIDDVLATLRNNIDNYEYKKFTVYDKTICQYHERREEICSKCEEVCPTVAIIKIDEEKHLEFSQIDCHGCGGCISVCPSGALDYAPSNRETIFEMARFYNGHMPLIIPRNMDMKTLNVSLKENVLPFAVEGEKFLHEGTFLTILQESGSQLIFYSDFISKGSGDAISILNQIYQSKYGIDAILVAMNEEELVKVLEEVRFVDDSRYTFNEPGSKKREIFSLRLRNIVGEDDLGEVTTGEHIHYAQVKVNEANCTLCLACVGACNVNALVANIDDNSLRINPSICTACGYCEVSCPEADCLTIEQNVIKLNPTWFKESLLAKDTLFACVECGKEFATTKAVEKIATLMAPIFSKDPIKERTLYCCADCKPKIMMQSYSDNKALYNNQGQTL is encoded by the coding sequence ATGAAAGAATTTGTATACTATTCGCATGAAACCCCTAATTTCCCATTAGATGAAAGCATCTATATTGTCAACAGTTCCTCAAATATAATTGAAGAAAAATTTATTGTCTCAAATTCAAATAGTATTTCTTCAGAAATATTAGCCAACGAAATTGATTTCTACATCAACAATACAGAAGATTCAATAGCAAATAAAATTAAAAACATCCAAAAGCTCTATGAAGTAAATGCGATTCGTTTTGATTTAGCTCAAGATATAACTTATTCACAAGAAGTGTCTAAAGAAGTTTTACTAGTAGCGACTCAAGAGCAAAAAGAAGCATTTCTAAGAGCAATACTTCCTGATGAGTTTAATCTTTTTCATGTATATCCAGATGCTGTTAAGTCTATTATCGGACATATTGGAAACTTAAAAGTTATAGCAAATGACAACTTCAAAGATATAACACTAAATGTTTCTCAAATAGTATGGTTTGACCAAGAAGCAATAGCCATCACTCAGAGTGGTTCGTTTGATCCGCAGGAGAGCTCAATTGATGATGTTCTTGCAACACTGCGTAACAATATAGACAACTATGAATATAAAAAGTTTACAGTATATGATAAGACTATATGTCAATACCACGAAAGACGTGAAGAGATATGTTCTAAGTGTGAAGAGGTATGTCCAACTGTAGCAATCATCAAGATTGATGAAGAGAAACATTTGGAGTTTTCTCAAATCGATTGTCACGGATGCGGTGGCTGTATCTCGGTATGTCCATCAGGGGCACTTGATTATGCACCTTCAAACAGAGAGACAATTTTTGAAATGGCAAGATTTTATAATGGTCATATGCCTCTTATCATTCCTAGAAATATGGATATGAAAACTCTAAATGTATCACTAAAAGAAAATGTTTTACCATTTGCAGTAGAAGGTGAAAAGTTTCTACATGAAGGAACATTTCTAACTATACTACAAGAGTCTGGCTCACAGCTAATCTTCTATTCTGATTTTATCTCTAAAGGCAGCGGAGATGCTATCTCTATTCTTAATCAGATTTATCAAAGTAAATACGGCATAGATGCAATCTTGGTTGCTATGAATGAAGAAGAACTTGTTAAAGTTCTTGAAGAAGTAAGATTTGTTGATGACTCTCGTTATACATTTAATGAACCAGGTTCTAAAAAAAGAGAAATCTTCTCTCTACGTCTAAGAAATATAGTAGGAGAAGATGATCTTGGAGAAGTTACAACAGGTGAACACATTCACTATGCTCAAGTCAAGGTTAATGAGGCGAACTGTACTCTTTGTTTAGCTTGTGTAGGTGCTTGTAATGTAAATGCACTTGTTGCAAACATAGATGACAACTCTTTGAGAATCAATCCTAGCATCTGTACAGCATGTGGCTACTGTGAAGTATCTTGTCCTGAAGCTGATTGTTTAACAATAGAGCAAAATGTAATCAAACTAAATCCTACTTGGTTCAAAGAGTCACTGCTTGCAAAAGACACTCTCTTTGCATGTGTGGAATGCGGTAAAGAGTTTGCCACTACAAAAGCAGTAGAAAAAATCGCCACTCTAATGGCTCCTATTTTTTCCAAAGATCCAATCAAAGAAAGAACTCTCTACTGTTGTGCTGATTGTAAACCAAAAATTATGATGCAATCATATTCAGATAATAAAGCTTTATACAATAATCAAGGACAAACTTTATGA
- a CDS encoding TorD/DmsD family molecular chaperone has translation MNEKNINKARALYYGMFSRCFVFTTDTSRYFELVNFIDILKENPLDKMSQEALLNIRELIKSDSNIAFMREYDEIFHSPETTNIRNTASYYDEQVESGKKRVQMQNFLAKTKIRRDEKAYCDYEDNVGFIFTVMSELCELIANGEDQYKNTAHCIFEQVLNEFVDEFSRELYEHESAVIFKNIVVLLKSFVEFERIYLEVSTPVTKERILKRESQEDEISQEEIARRERNRLLRESGAKIEQESCSVDVASDVEVDI, from the coding sequence ATGAATGAAAAAAATATAAATAAAGCCAGGGCTTTATACTATGGAATGTTTTCAAGATGTTTTGTGTTTACAACTGATACTTCAAGATATTTTGAACTAGTGAATTTTATTGATATCTTAAAAGAAAACCCGTTGGATAAGATGTCCCAAGAAGCCTTGTTAAATATAAGAGAGCTAATAAAATCTGACTCAAATATAGCTTTTATGCGTGAATATGATGAAATATTCCACTCACCGGAGACAACAAATATAAGAAATACTGCTTCTTATTATGATGAACAAGTTGAAAGTGGCAAAAAAAGAGTTCAGATGCAAAACTTCTTAGCTAAAACAAAAATCAGAAGAGATGAAAAAGCTTATTGTGACTATGAGGATAATGTTGGATTTATTTTTACAGTAATGAGTGAACTGTGTGAACTGATTGCAAATGGTGAAGATCAATATAAAAATACAGCACACTGTATTTTTGAGCAAGTTCTAAATGAATTTGTTGATGAGTTTTCTAGAGAACTATATGAACATGAAAGTGCAGTCATCTTTAAAAATATAGTTGTTTTACTGAAGTCTTTTGTTGAGTTTGAAAGAATTTATTTAGAAGTCTCTACTCCAGTTACTAAAGAAAGAATACTCAAAAGAGAGTCTCAAGAAGATGAGATTTCCCAAGAAGAGATTGCTAGAAGAGAGAGAAACAGACTCCTTAGAGAATCAGGCGCAAAAATAGAACAAGAGAGCTGTTCTGTAGATGTAGCTTCTGATGTAGAAGTGGATATCTAG
- a CDS encoding twin-arginine translocation signal domain-containing protein, with protein sequence MQESRRNFLKNSALVVGTAAVGATALAANKEEVSLEANSHGVVVGSSTKKEILYKKTQAWEDFYKQAL encoded by the coding sequence ATGCAAGAAAGTAGAAGAAATTTTCTAAAAAATAGTGCATTGGTTGTTGGTACCGCCGCTGTCGGTGCTACGGCGTTAGCTGCTAATAAAGAAGAAGTTTCTCTTGAAGCCAATTCGCATGGAGTAGTTGTAGGGAGCTCAACAAAAAAAGAGATTCTATATAAAAAAACACAAGCTTGGGAAGATTTCTATAAACAAGCTTTATAG
- a CDS encoding formate dehydrogenase subunit alpha, whose product MSAFDMLKAQIGRRSFLKMAAVATASSVTNSFANDGITRAATQEEVKNPFPGSKNVKSICTACSVGCGVIAEVQNGVWVRQDVAQDHPVSLGGHCAKGSDMIDMVRSEVRLKYPMVKQAGQWKRISWDEALDGISKKLENLRQTVGPDSTMFLGSAKFGNEQSYYYRKFAAMFGTNNIDHQARIUHSSTVAGVANTWGYGAMTNSLGDIQNAKAIIIFGANPAVNHPVGFQHFLKAKERNNAKIIVIDPRYTKTAAKSDLYAQIRPGTDIPFMYGMLNIIFENGWHDKGFIKDRVFGMEDIMKEAKNWPIERVADVTGVDASLIIQITKAYAKETPGTLIWAMGLTQHSNGSSNTRMAPILQLALGNMGIEGGGCNILRGHDNVQGATDMACLSDTLPGYYGLSDGSWKYFAKSWGVDYDWLAGRFKSKEWMGKKGFTLARWWAGVLAGKEGEDAIHNNGTNLKALFVMGNGITSTAQTKKVKEALDNLELAVFCDPFVNEGAILTDKQDDVYILPAATQFETAGSVTATNRSAQWRSKIIEPMYESKTDQDIMFALAKRLGFYDELTAGMKIKENKKDFTWPEDATDEIARIIKTIGLTGWTAKRLKKHQENWHMFDQISGRGYGEMKGEYYGLPWPCWTEKHSGSAVLYNINRSVAEGGMGFRNRFGLEHEGHDLLSGKGSAPKDSANKDGYPEITAENIEKVLGITLSADEKSKIGKNWKVDTSNIIAEKCMQRGIAPYGNAKARAKVWTFPDQIPMHREPLHSPRQDLVKKYPSFADKPNHFRVDTRYISEQSKQDWSKDFPINLITGRLVNLNGAGMENRASKYLAALTPEMFCDINPNLAGMHGIRDGDMMWIHSPQGTKIKVKAKFSYSVSEDRVFIPIHFAGVLEGEDLSHKYPKGTKPYATGESANTVTNYGYDIVTQIPETKGGLCRVERA is encoded by the coding sequence ATGAGTGCATTTGATATGTTAAAAGCTCAAATCGGTAGACGGTCATTTTTAAAAATGGCCGCTGTCGCTACAGCTTCAAGTGTTACAAATAGCTTCGCTAATGATGGTATAACAAGAGCTGCGACACAAGAGGAAGTGAAAAATCCTTTTCCAGGCTCTAAAAATGTTAAATCTATTTGTACAGCATGTTCTGTAGGATGTGGTGTAATTGCTGAAGTTCAAAATGGCGTTTGGGTAAGACAAGATGTCGCACAAGATCATCCGGTCTCTCTTGGTGGTCACTGCGCTAAGGGTTCTGATATGATTGATATGGTCAGATCAGAAGTTAGACTAAAGTACCCGATGGTAAAACAAGCCGGCCAATGGAAAAGAATTTCTTGGGATGAGGCTTTGGATGGTATATCTAAAAAATTAGAAAACCTAAGACAAACGGTTGGACCAGATTCAACAATGTTTTTAGGATCAGCAAAATTTGGTAATGAACAATCGTACTATTATAGAAAATTTGCTGCAATGTTTGGAACTAATAATATAGATCACCAAGCAAGAATTTGACATAGCTCTACAGTTGCCGGTGTGGCAAATACATGGGGTTATGGTGCTATGACAAATTCACTTGGAGATATACAAAACGCTAAGGCAATTATAATTTTTGGAGCGAATCCTGCGGTTAATCACCCAGTTGGTTTTCAACATTTTTTAAAAGCTAAAGAGAGAAACAATGCAAAGATAATTGTTATTGATCCTAGGTATACAAAGACTGCTGCAAAATCAGATTTATATGCACAGATTAGACCTGGTACAGATATTCCTTTTATGTATGGAATGTTAAACATTATTTTTGAAAACGGCTGGCATGACAAAGGTTTTATCAAAGATAGAGTTTTTGGAATGGAAGACATAATGAAAGAGGCTAAAAATTGGCCTATTGAAAGAGTTGCGGATGTTACAGGAGTAGATGCCAGTTTGATTATTCAAATTACTAAGGCGTATGCGAAAGAAACTCCAGGTACTTTAATCTGGGCTATGGGACTTACGCAACACAGTAATGGTTCATCTAACACTAGAATGGCTCCAATCCTACAACTTGCTCTTGGAAATATGGGTATCGAAGGTGGCGGATGTAATATTCTTAGAGGTCATGATAATGTTCAAGGTGCTACTGATATGGCATGTTTATCTGACACACTTCCTGGTTACTATGGCTTAAGTGATGGTTCGTGGAAATATTTTGCTAAGTCATGGGGTGTTGATTATGATTGGTTAGCCGGAAGATTCAAATCTAAAGAGTGGATGGGCAAAAAAGGCTTTACATTAGCTAGATGGTGGGCAGGTGTTCTTGCTGGTAAAGAAGGTGAAGATGCTATTCATAATAATGGCACAAATCTAAAAGCACTGTTTGTTATGGGCAATGGTATAACATCAACAGCTCAAACTAAAAAAGTAAAAGAAGCCTTAGACAATCTAGAATTAGCAGTATTTTGTGACCCTTTTGTTAATGAAGGTGCAATTCTTACTGATAAGCAAGATGATGTTTATATTTTACCGGCTGCTACTCAATTTGAAACAGCAGGTTCAGTTACTGCAACAAATAGATCTGCTCAGTGGAGAAGTAAAATCATTGAACCGATGTATGAGTCTAAAACTGACCAAGATATTATGTTTGCGTTGGCTAAAAGATTAGGTTTTTATGATGAACTTACGGCAGGTATGAAAATTAAAGAGAATAAAAAAGATTTCACTTGGCCAGAAGATGCGACTGATGAAATAGCAAGAATAATTAAAACTATCGGTTTAACTGGTTGGACTGCTAAAAGATTAAAGAAACACCAAGAAAATTGGCATATGTTTGATCAGATTTCTGGTCGTGGATATGGCGAGATGAAAGGTGAATATTATGGCTTGCCATGGCCATGTTGGACTGAAAAACATTCAGGGTCAGCAGTACTATACAACATCAACAGAAGTGTTGCTGAGGGCGGTATGGGATTTAGAAACAGATTTGGGCTAGAGCATGAAGGGCATGATTTATTATCAGGCAAAGGTTCTGCACCTAAAGATTCTGCTAATAAAGACGGTTACCCAGAGATTACTGCAGAAAATATTGAAAAAGTTCTTGGCATTACGCTAAGTGCTGATGAGAAGAGTAAAATTGGTAAAAACTGGAAAGTTGATACTTCTAATATTATTGCTGAGAAATGTATGCAACGCGGTATAGCTCCTTATGGAAATGCTAAAGCGAGAGCTAAAGTTTGGACATTCCCTGACCAGATTCCAATGCACAGAGAGCCTTTACACTCCCCAAGACAAGACTTAGTGAAGAAGTATCCAAGTTTTGCAGATAAACCTAACCACTTTAGAGTTGATACAAGATATATTTCTGAACAGAGCAAGCAGGATTGGTCTAAAGACTTCCCTATTAATCTAATTACAGGAAGACTTGTAAATTTAAATGGTGCAGGTATGGAAAATAGAGCTTCTAAATATTTAGCAGCGCTTACTCCTGAAATGTTTTGTGATATTAACCCTAATTTAGCTGGGATGCATGGAATTCGTGATGGAGATATGATGTGGATACATTCACCACAAGGTACAAAGATTAAAGTAAAGGCCAAATTCTCTTATTCGGTTTCTGAAGATAGAGTATTTATACCTATTCACTTTGCAGGTGTATTAGAAGGTGAAGATTTATCTCACAAATATCCAAAAGGTACTAAACCTTACGCAACTGGTGAGAGTGCGAATACAGTAACAAACTACGGCTATGACATAGTTACCCAAATTCCTGAGACTAAGGGTGGTTTATGTCGAGTTGAGCGAGCATAG
- the fdh3B gene encoding formate dehydrogenase FDH3 subunit beta — protein sequence MSKIDVSRMKFYCDENRCIHCDGCSVACAEAHELPVGINRRKVVTINEGIQGMEFSLSVACMHCTDAPCEQVCPVDCFYIREDGIVLHNKEVCIGCAYCLYACPFGAPQFPKDGAFGTKGVMDKCTMCAGGPEETNSHKERELYGQNRIAEGKVPVCASMCSTKALLVGDSADVSNIFRQRVMSAGHGVQSAPYGWDKAYGK from the coding sequence ATGAGTAAAATAGATGTTTCAAGAATGAAATTTTATTGTGATGAAAATCGATGTATTCATTGTGATGGCTGTTCCGTTGCATGTGCTGAAGCGCATGAATTACCGGTTGGAATCAATAGAAGAAAAGTTGTAACAATCAATGAAGGCATCCAAGGAATGGAGTTCTCTTTATCTGTTGCATGTATGCATTGTACAGATGCTCCTTGTGAGCAAGTATGTCCAGTTGATTGTTTCTATATTAGAGAAGACGGTATTGTCTTACATAATAAAGAGGTATGTATCGGTTGTGCTTATTGTCTATATGCCTGTCCTTTTGGAGCTCCACAGTTTCCTAAAGATGGTGCATTTGGAACCAAAGGTGTAATGGATAAGTGTACTATGTGTGCCGGTGGTCCAGAAGAGACTAACTCTCATAAAGAGAGAGAACTTTATGGTCAAAATAGAATCGCTGAAGGCAAGGTCCCGGTATGTGCTTCTATGTGTTCAACAAAAGCACTGCTAGTCGGTGATTCTGCTGATGTTTCTAATATTTTTAGACAAAGAGTTATGTCTGCTGGACATGGGGTACAATCCGCGCCTTATGGTTGGGATAAAGCTTATGGAAAATAA
- a CDS encoding cytochrome b/b6 domain-containing protein, whose amino-acid sequence MENKSFLSEYKAYLIIGFLFVLLTYWYFFLATIADLGYVFNFTLQILQGNFTGQLVPFDSLTHYQQMEVGLFGPNYDAIAPEVIRAFEERQHLLPLVFLVEFFLFLTMFIVAKGRKQANITRGSEKVQVYSLFQRVVILLNIIVMIYLFITGFSITFGNVTGGGLIARYMRATHEIVGLGWMPIWLIMTIIAFKDHKYFARPSAKTWNNFFLRGKYKPMDRINYYAYVAFGATLVFSGFIIWYIVPDSATHAEVIQFKRFILFFHFLGSAIISFFTFETVYSMFAAVKGYIPGVVTGKLPIEYLEQLRPDVLEEEALGTQV is encoded by the coding sequence ATGGAAAATAAAAGTTTTCTTAGCGAATATAAGGCCTATTTAATTATAGGTTTTTTATTCGTCCTTTTAACATATTGGTATTTTTTCTTAGCAACAATTGCTGATTTAGGTTATGTATTTAATTTTACTTTGCAAATTTTACAAGGAAATTTTACCGGACAATTAGTGCCATTTGATAGTTTAACTCACTATCAGCAGATGGAAGTAGGACTTTTTGGACCAAACTATGATGCGATAGCACCTGAAGTTATTCGTGCATTCGAAGAGAGACAGCATCTATTGCCTTTAGTTTTTTTGGTAGAGTTCTTCCTATTTTTGACTATGTTTATTGTTGCTAAAGGAAGAAAACAAGCAAATATTACTAGAGGTAGTGAAAAAGTTCAAGTATATTCACTCTTTCAAAGAGTGGTTATTTTATTAAACATTATAGTTATGATTTATCTCTTTATAACAGGGTTTTCAATCACTTTTGGAAATGTAACCGGCGGTGGATTAATAGCTAGATATATGAGAGCAACACATGAGATAGTTGGACTTGGCTGGATGCCAATCTGGCTTATTATGACAATAATTGCTTTTAAGGATCATAAGTATTTTGCAAGGCCAAGTGCAAAAACATGGAATAATTTTTTCCTTAGAGGAAAATATAAACCAATGGATAGAATAAACTACTATGCATATGTAGCTTTTGGAGCTACTCTAGTTTTTAGTGGATTTATTATTTGGTACATAGTACCAGATTCGGCAACACATGCCGAAGTTATTCAGTTCAAAAGATTTATACTGTTTTTTCATTTTTTAGGAAGTGCAATTATTTCTTTTTTTACATTTGAAACCGTTTACTCTATGTTTGCAGCTGTAAAAGGCTATATTCCAGGTGTTGTAACCGGTAAACTACCTATCGAATATCTAGAACAGTTAAGACCAGATGTTTTAGAAGAAGAAGCTTTAGGAACACAAGTTTAG
- a CDS encoding NAD(P)/FAD-dependent oxidoreductase, protein MSNQKTNKIIVIGGGYGGLRTVEKLAKNPNNEITLFDKNPYHFMQTDVYDLIANEEDFAQVTVDLFTYCMGFDSNVVFYKQEVTNIDFKNKKIITQIQRYTYDYLVIAVGSRTKFMPSIPGLREYAYGIKALHRAMYFKQKFEMSLFNKVDESGTVCTPINIIIAGAGLSGVEIAAQMASFSREFYRRNNFICRKLNIVLINSGKTILKGMDKHLVKKSQERLLDLEIVIKHERKVVQLSSNSVKLSGGEELHMDFMIFAGGVEPNGLVYDLNLVKNEDGYIVTNDSFQVPQYNEVFAIGDCTTIYNNGERVSPTADVAEQMADICAKNIRNLILDKHLLKHNIKSRGTLIALGRGYAVSKLFGLYFNGYIAHIVKKIVEKVYAKRLDYRSNRGCKKIFNC, encoded by the coding sequence ATGTCAAATCAAAAAACAAATAAAATTATCGTCATTGGCGGTGGCTACGGTGGGCTGCGTACAGTTGAAAAACTAGCTAAAAATCCAAATAATGAGATAACACTATTTGATAAAAATCCATACCATTTTATGCAAACAGATGTTTATGATCTCATAGCAAATGAAGAAGATTTCGCACAAGTAACAGTAGACCTTTTTACATACTGTATGGGCTTTGATAGTAATGTGGTTTTTTACAAGCAAGAAGTTACTAATATTGATTTTAAAAATAAAAAAATAATTACACAAATACAGAGATATACATATGATTATCTTGTGATAGCTGTTGGATCAAGAACAAAATTTATGCCCAGTATACCAGGACTTAGAGAGTATGCTTATGGCATAAAAGCACTTCATCGTGCTATGTACTTTAAGCAGAAATTTGAGATGTCCCTCTTTAACAAAGTTGATGAGAGTGGAACTGTATGTACTCCAATAAATATAATAATAGCTGGTGCAGGTCTTAGTGGTGTTGAAATTGCGGCTCAAATGGCATCATTTTCCAGAGAGTTTTATCGCAGAAATAATTTTATTTGCAGAAAGCTAAATATAGTTCTAATAAATTCTGGAAAAACAATACTCAAAGGGATGGATAAGCATTTAGTAAAGAAATCACAAGAGAGATTATTAGACTTAGAGATAGTTATTAAACATGAGAGAAAAGTAGTTCAACTCAGTAGTAATAGTGTAAAGTTGAGTGGTGGAGAAGAGCTACATATGGACTTTATGATATTTGCAGGTGGAGTTGAACCAAATGGTTTGGTGTATGATTTAAATCTTGTAAAAAATGAAGATGGATATATAGTCACAAATGACTCTTTTCAAGTTCCCCAATACAATGAAGTATTTGCGATTGGAGACTGTACTACTATTTATAATAATGGTGAGAGAGTATCACCGACAGCAGATGTAGCAGAGCAAATGGCAGATATTTGTGCAAAAAATATAAGAAATTTAATCTTGGATAAACATCTTCTTAAACATAATATAAAATCTCGTGGTACATTAATTGCCTTAGGCAGAGGTTACGCTGTTTCTAAACTTTTTGGTTTGTATTTTAATGGTTATATTGCCCATATAGTTAAAAAAATAGTAGAGAAAGTTTATGCAAAAAGATTGGACTATAGATCAAACCGTGGATGCAAAAAAATCTTTAACTGTTAA